A genomic stretch from Halogranum gelatinilyticum includes:
- a CDS encoding urease subunit gamma — MKLSPKDEERLTVFMVAELARRRKERGVKLNHPETVAYISDWVCEGARDGRDVAELRADATQLLTRADVMEGVPEMIDMIQVEPTFPDGTKLVTVHDPIRLEGDE, encoded by the coding sequence ATGAAACTCAGCCCCAAAGACGAAGAACGGCTCACGGTCTTCATGGTCGCCGAACTGGCCCGCCGCCGCAAGGAGCGCGGCGTGAAACTCAACCATCCCGAGACAGTCGCCTACATCTCCGATTGGGTCTGCGAGGGCGCGCGCGACGGCCGCGACGTGGCCGAACTTCGCGCCGACGCGACCCAGCTGCTGACCCGTGCGGACGTCATGGAGGGCGTCCCCGAGATGATCGACATGATTCAGGTCGAACCCACCTTCCCCGACGGCACGAAGCTCGTCACCGTCCACGACCCCATCCGGCTGGAGGGCGACGAATGA
- the ureG gene encoding urease accessory protein UreG produces the protein MNYRNVAKVGIGGPVGSGKTSLIKEITPSLLEDELDVGLIANDILTQEDAKALKAAFAGDIPDELVQGVETGACPHTGIREDPSMNLEKINEFVDTEPDLDLVIVESGGDNLAATFNPELADYFIYIISVAEGDDIPRKRGPGVVDADLLIINKTELAPYVDADLEVMERDAREVRDGPTVFTDCKTGEGIEAVVEHIREQVLFA, from the coding sequence ATGAACTACCGCAACGTCGCGAAGGTCGGTATCGGCGGTCCCGTCGGCTCAGGGAAGACCTCGCTCATCAAGGAGATAACGCCCTCTCTCCTCGAAGACGAACTCGACGTCGGGCTCATCGCCAACGACATCCTGACCCAGGAGGACGCGAAGGCACTCAAGGCCGCCTTCGCGGGCGACATCCCCGACGAACTCGTGCAGGGCGTCGAGACCGGCGCGTGTCCGCACACAGGAATCAGAGAGGACCCCTCGATGAACTTAGAGAAGATCAACGAGTTCGTCGACACCGAACCCGACCTCGACCTCGTGATCGTCGAGAGCGGCGGCGACAACCTCGCGGCGACGTTCAACCCCGAACTCGCCGACTACTTCATCTACATCATCTCGGTAGCCGAGGGCGACGACATCCCCCGCAAGCGCGGGCCGGGCGTCGTCGACGCCGACCTGCTCATCATCAACAAGACCGAACTCGCGCCCTACGTCGACGCCGACTTGGAAGTCATGGAGCGCGACGCCCGCGAGGTTCGGGACGGCCCGACCGTCTTCACCGACTGCAAGACCGGCGAGGGCATCGAGGCCGTGGTCGAACACATCCGCGAGCAGGTGCTCTTCGCGTAG
- a CDS encoding urease accessory protein UreD produces MSTEFRPASFDEYATEAVPQAAAGSAGKNGILEATFAADSTGQTRLVRDYAKVPFHVTGDLSHDQELPELASLFVQSPTGGIAQGDRHSMDVEVGADAKAHVTTQSATQVLGMERNYGRSDVTISVDDGGYVEFLPEPVILFRDSRLLQRVDIELGEDATAVFGETVVPGRLARGEAFDYDRYYSRITAWDGRDDGDSADGGRRLFEDVVHLAGKDAVQGPGVFGDYRVLGNLYVVGTGFDEGEAAELSDRLHERVAGDGDEETEALASASTLPRERGVVVRALGPRTDTVTTALAAAWDETRQARFGVSAPESRKL; encoded by the coding sequence ATGTCCACGGAATTCCGCCCCGCGTCGTTCGACGAGTACGCGACCGAAGCCGTCCCGCAGGCCGCCGCAGGCTCCGCGGGCAAGAACGGCATACTGGAAGCGACGTTCGCGGCCGATTCGACGGGGCAGACACGGCTCGTCCGCGACTACGCGAAGGTCCCCTTCCACGTCACGGGCGACCTGAGCCACGACCAGGAGCTGCCCGAACTGGCGAGCCTGTTCGTCCAGTCGCCGACGGGCGGCATCGCGCAGGGCGACCGACACAGTATGGACGTCGAGGTCGGCGCGGACGCGAAGGCCCACGTCACCACCCAGAGCGCGACGCAGGTGCTCGGGATGGAGCGCAACTACGGCCGTTCGGACGTCACCATCAGCGTCGACGACGGCGGCTACGTGGAGTTCCTCCCCGAGCCGGTCATCCTCTTTCGGGACTCGCGGCTGCTCCAGCGGGTCGACATCGAGTTGGGCGAGGACGCGACCGCCGTCTTCGGCGAGACAGTCGTCCCCGGCCGACTCGCCCGCGGTGAGGCGTTCGATTACGACCGCTACTACTCGCGAATCACGGCGTGGGACGGGAGAGACGACGGAGACAGTGCTGACGGCGGCCGACGACTGTTCGAAGACGTCGTCCATCTCGCGGGCAAAGACGCCGTCCAGGGACCGGGCGTCTTCGGCGACTACCGCGTGCTCGGCAACCTCTACGTCGTCGGGACGGGGTTCGACGAGGGCGAGGCCGCCGAACTGAGCGACCGGTTGCACGAACGGGTCGCAGGCGACGGCGACGAGGAAACCGAGGCACTCGCGTCGGCGTCGACGCTCCCTCGAGAGCGCGGCGTCGTCGTCCGCGCGCTCGGGCCACGGACCGACACCGTCACCACGGCACTCGCCGCCGCGTGGGACGAGACACGGCAGGCGCGCTTCGGCGTCTCCGCCCCGGAATCGAGGAAGCTCTGA
- the ureC gene encoding urease subunit alpha: MARDLDKKRYTDLYGPTEGSKVRLGDTTLFAEVEEDYTTYGDEAVFGGGKTLRDGLGMAPGTTAKEGALDWVLTNATVIDPVLGIVKGDIGIKDGEIAGVGKAGNPNTMEGVHPDLVVGASTDVYPAEGRIATAGALDIHVHFNSSGLAEHALAAGITTMMGGGYGGGATTTTTGPVNIKRFLQAAEEWPINVGFYGKGNSSKPASLEEQAEAGACGLKLHEDWGATPAAIDTCLSVADDMDLQVCLHTDTLNEAGFVEDTFAAIDGRTIHMFHIEGAGGGHAPDILELVGEPNMLPSSTNPSMPYTVNTFDEHLDMVMVCHHLNPDVPEDVAFAESRIRAETLGAEDVLHDEGAVSMMTSDSQAMGRIAEVIPRTWQTADKMKKQRGPLPEDEDTRNDNHRIKRYVAKYTKNPAIAAGIDDYVGSLERGKLADICLWDPAFFGIKPDLVMKGGFPVLSEMGESNGSLMTCEPVKQRPRAGAIGKAKHALSLAFVSQAAAEAEVGEKYGLDKTVVPVRGTRNLDKGQMLYNEATPDIDVDAETFEVKVDGEIVTSEPAEEIPLAQRYTL; encoded by the coding sequence ATGGCGCGCGACTTGGACAAAAAGCGGTATACGGACCTCTACGGGCCGACCGAGGGCAGCAAAGTGCGCCTCGGCGACACCACTCTATTCGCCGAGGTCGAGGAGGACTACACCACCTACGGCGACGAGGCGGTCTTCGGCGGGGGGAAGACCCTCCGTGACGGGCTCGGGATGGCTCCCGGCACGACGGCCAAAGAGGGCGCGCTCGACTGGGTGCTGACGAACGCGACCGTCATCGACCCGGTGCTCGGCATCGTCAAGGGCGACATCGGCATCAAGGACGGCGAAATCGCGGGCGTCGGCAAGGCCGGCAACCCGAACACGATGGAGGGGGTCCATCCGGACCTCGTCGTCGGCGCGAGCACGGACGTCTACCCCGCGGAGGGCCGCATCGCCACCGCGGGCGCGCTGGACATCCACGTCCACTTCAACAGCTCCGGTCTCGCCGAACACGCGCTGGCCGCGGGCATCACGACGATGATGGGCGGCGGCTACGGCGGCGGCGCGACCACGACCACGACCGGCCCGGTCAACATCAAACGCTTCCTGCAGGCGGCCGAGGAGTGGCCCATCAACGTCGGCTTCTACGGCAAGGGCAACAGCAGCAAGCCCGCCAGCCTGGAGGAGCAGGCGGAGGCGGGGGCCTGCGGGCTCAAACTCCACGAGGACTGGGGGGCGACGCCCGCGGCCATCGACACCTGTCTCTCCGTCGCCGACGACATGGACCTCCAGGTCTGTCTTCATACTGATACGCTCAACGAGGCCGGCTTCGTCGAGGACACCTTCGCCGCCATCGACGGCCGGACGATCCATATGTTCCACATCGAGGGCGCGGGCGGCGGCCACGCCCCGGACATCCTCGAGCTCGTCGGCGAGCCGAACATGCTGCCGTCGTCGACGAACCCGTCGATGCCCTACACGGTCAACACGTTCGACGAACATCTCGACATGGTGATGGTCTGTCACCATCTGAACCCCGACGTCCCCGAGGACGTCGCCTTCGCCGAGTCGCGCATCCGCGCGGAGACGCTCGGCGCGGAGGACGTCCTCCACGACGAGGGCGCGGTCAGCATGATGACCTCCGACTCGCAGGCGATGGGGCGGATCGCCGAAGTGATTCCCCGTACCTGGCAGACGGCGGACAAGATGAAGAAACAGCGCGGGCCGTTACCCGAAGACGAGGACACTAGAAACGACAACCACCGTATCAAGCGCTACGTCGCGAAGTACACGAAGAACCCCGCCATCGCGGCGGGCATCGACGACTACGTCGGCTCGCTCGAACGCGGCAAGCTCGCGGACATCTGTCTGTGGGACCCGGCGTTCTTCGGCATCAAGCCGGACCTCGTCATGAAGGGCGGCTTCCCCGTCCTCTCGGAGATGGGCGAGTCCAACGGCTCGCTCATGACCTGCGAACCCGTCAAGCAGCGGCCGCGTGCGGGTGCCATCGGCAAGGCCAAACACGCCCTGTCGCTGGCGTTCGTCAGCCAAGCCGCCGCCGAAGCGGAGGTCGGCGAGAAGTACGGTCTCGACAAGACGGTCGTCCCCGTTCGGGGGACGCGGAACCTCGACAAGGGCCAGATGCTCTACAACGAGGCCACCCCGGACATCGACGTCGACGCCGAGACCTTCGAGGTGAAGGTCGACGGCGAGATCGTCACCAGCGAACCCGCCGAGGAGATCCCGCTCGCACAGCGGTACACCCTGTAA